The following coding sequences lie in one Peribacillus frigoritolerans genomic window:
- a CDS encoding acyl-CoA dehydrogenase family protein: MVSTMAINKDDSRSFLTEEHLLFKQSIREFLAKEAVPFYDQWKNEGEIPCSFWKKIGDNGFLCPWLDMEFGGLGADFGYSVVLTEELEMVGSALGGISIHSDVVAPYIASFGTIDQKQRYLPKSITGEMISAFAFTEPGMGSEIADIQTTAIKKDGYYIVNGAKTFVTNGFKADFMIVACKTDLNAVPSQDGISLLLIDKDTSGFSRGRKLGNAGQGSSDTAELFFDDALVPVGNLLGEEGKGLSYIMQKLQQERLICAIRSLIAAKDMLHLTMNFIKRQKAFDKKISKFKNAQFTIAEIATDIHLGRTFVDELICKHMTGENIITEVSMAKYWITEMSKRISEKCMQLHDGYGYMEDDKITRRHRDIPLSAFFTGTDETVKILIAKNIGF; this comes from the coding sequence ATGGTTAGCACGATGGCAATCAATAAAGATGATTCCCGTTCCTTCCTAACGGAAGAGCACTTATTATTTAAACAATCAATTCGTGAATTCCTCGCCAAGGAGGCTGTCCCCTTTTATGATCAATGGAAAAATGAAGGGGAGATACCTTGCTCGTTTTGGAAAAAGATTGGAGATAATGGATTTTTATGTCCGTGGCTTGATATGGAATTCGGTGGGTTAGGAGCAGATTTTGGATATTCAGTTGTGCTGACAGAAGAATTGGAAATGGTTGGATCAGCCTTAGGGGGAATATCCATTCATTCGGATGTTGTAGCCCCTTATATAGCTTCATTCGGAACAATAGATCAAAAACAAAGGTATTTACCAAAGTCCATTACAGGAGAAATGATTTCCGCATTTGCATTCACAGAGCCGGGAATGGGTTCGGAAATAGCGGATATTCAAACCACAGCCATCAAGAAAGACGGGTATTATATAGTCAATGGAGCTAAAACGTTTGTCACAAATGGTTTTAAAGCTGACTTCATGATAGTAGCATGCAAAACTGATCTTAATGCTGTTCCTTCTCAGGACGGAATCAGTTTGCTGCTCATTGATAAAGATACGTCAGGGTTTTCACGAGGAAGAAAGCTTGGTAATGCAGGACAGGGAAGTTCAGACACAGCCGAGCTTTTTTTCGATGATGCTTTAGTACCTGTTGGCAACCTCCTTGGTGAGGAAGGGAAGGGTCTTTCATATATCATGCAAAAACTGCAGCAGGAAAGACTAATATGTGCGATCAGGTCCTTAATCGCAGCGAAAGACATGCTTCACTTAACGATGAATTTTATAAAAAGACAAAAAGCATTTGATAAGAAAATAAGTAAATTTAAAAATGCACAGTTTACCATTGCTGAAATAGCGACCGATATTCACCTGGGAAGGACGTTTGTTGATGAGTTGATCTGTAAACATATGACTGGGGAGAATATCATTACTGAAGTATCGATGGCTAAATATTGGATAACAGAGATGTCTAAGCGAATATCTGAAAAGTGCATGCAGTTACATGATGGATACGGATATATGGAAGACGATAAAATTACCCGGCGTCACCGGGACATTCCTTTGTCAGCATTCTTTACAGGGACAGATGAAACAGTAAAAATTCTGATTGCTAAAAATATCGGGTTTTAA
- the speD gene encoding adenosylmethionine decarboxylase, translated as MKLTPEQRIELHGFNNLTKSLSFNMYDICYTKTREEREAYLDYIDEQYNAERLSKILHNVADLIGAHVLNTAKQDYVPQGASVTILVSEGPVVEVPMGTYEESPGPLPDNVVMQLDKSHITVHTYPEYHPNEGISTFRADIDVSTCGEISPLKALNYLIHSFDTDIITIDYRVRGFTRDKDGRKLFIDHDINSIQNYIPDEVKGLYDMIDVNVYQENIFHTKCKLKRFDINNYLFGYTEEKLNKEERQEIIERLQTEMDEIFYGANVPHPIEKNKHAD; from the coding sequence ATGAAACTTACACCAGAGCAGCGTATTGAACTTCATGGCTTTAATAATCTTACGAAATCTTTAAGCTTTAATATGTATGATATTTGTTACACAAAAACCAGGGAAGAGAGGGAGGCCTACCTGGATTATATCGATGAACAATATAATGCAGAGCGGCTTTCGAAGATCTTGCACAATGTTGCGGATTTAATAGGGGCGCATGTCTTAAATACGGCCAAACAGGATTATGTCCCTCAAGGCGCCAGTGTAACCATTCTTGTTTCAGAAGGACCTGTCGTCGAAGTACCTATGGGGACTTATGAGGAATCACCAGGACCTTTACCTGATAATGTGGTCATGCAACTGGATAAAAGCCATATTACCGTACATACATACCCTGAATACCACCCAAATGAAGGCATTAGCACATTCAGGGCCGATATTGATGTCTCTACTTGTGGAGAAATATCACCTCTTAAAGCCCTTAATTATCTCATTCATTCCTTCGATACCGACATTATCACGATCGATTACCGAGTGAGAGGCTTTACGAGAGATAAAGATGGGCGGAAATTGTTTATTGACCATGATATTAATTCCATTCAAAACTATATTCCTGATGAAGTAAAGGGTTTATATGACATGATTGATGTGAATGTATACCAGGAAAATATATTCCATACAAAATGTAAGCTGAAAAGATTTGATATTAATAATTACTTATTCGGTTATACAGAGGAAAAGCTGAATAAAGAGGAAAGGCAAGAAATTATAGAAAGGCTTCAAACGGAGATGGATGAAATTTTTTATGGTGCCAATGTTCCGCATCCAATAGAAAAAAACAAGCATGCCGATTAA
- a CDS encoding n-acetylglutamate synthase produces the protein MFNYDGRIFKALVNSENGEVSGNTSFHYSQEGSILSASYHGGEIVKGTLIGLVNMDGSLEFRYNHINEKGEIRGGSCLSTPELLPDGRIRLHEKWKWSDLEQTEGHSIIEEVKK, from the coding sequence ATGTTTAATTATGATGGTAGGATTTTCAAAGCTTTAGTCAATTCTGAAAATGGAGAAGTATCAGGAAATACTTCCTTCCACTATTCACAAGAAGGCTCAATTCTTTCAGCAAGTTATCATGGTGGAGAGATTGTTAAAGGAACTTTAATAGGGCTTGTCAATATGGATGGTTCCTTAGAATTCAGGTATAATCATATCAATGAAAAAGGTGAAATTAGAGGAGGCAGCTGTCTTTCCACTCCTGAACTATTGCCAGATGGTAGGATACGCTTGCATGAAAAATGGAAATGGTCAGATCTAGAACAGACTGAAGGACACTCCATCATTGAAGAAGTGAAAAAATAA
- a CDS encoding ABC transporter permease, which translates to METLQQLGTYYSQNWMYVLTEFYRHFLMSAYGVLFAAIVAIPIGIFIAKHKKLSNWVFSITNVIQTTPALAMLALLMLVMGLGTNTVILSLFLYSLLPILRNTYVGITSIDHAYLESGKAMGMTKLQLLRMVELPLSLSVIMAGLRTALVVAIGVTAVGTFVGAGGLGDIIVRGTNASNGTAIILAGAIPTAMMAILSDLILGWLERILSPIKKKKIHTA; encoded by the coding sequence ATGGAAACCTTGCAACAGCTGGGAACTTATTATTCACAGAATTGGATGTATGTACTTACTGAATTTTATCGCCATTTTTTAATGTCAGCATATGGGGTTTTATTTGCAGCAATTGTAGCCATCCCGATAGGCATTTTCATCGCTAAACATAAGAAATTGAGTAATTGGGTATTTTCGATAACGAATGTCATACAAACCACACCAGCATTGGCTATGCTCGCACTCTTGATGCTAGTAATGGGGTTAGGAACAAATACAGTAATCTTATCATTGTTTTTATATTCCTTACTGCCGATCCTGAGGAACACTTATGTCGGTATTACAAGTATAGATCATGCTTATTTAGAATCTGGAAAGGCAATGGGGATGACGAAGCTGCAGTTACTAAGAATGGTCGAACTGCCATTATCTCTGTCTGTCATCATGGCTGGCTTACGTACAGCGCTTGTCGTTGCAATTGGAGTAACTGCTGTCGGTACATTCGTAGGGGCAGGCGGACTGGGGGATATCATTGTCAGGGGAACGAATGCTTCAAATGGAACGGCAATCATACTTGCAGGAGCAATCCCGACGGCAATGATGGCCATTCTCTCAGATCTTATACTCGGATGGCTGGAACGAATTCTTTCACCGATAAAAAAGAAAAAAATTCATACTGCATAG
- a CDS encoding DoxX family protein yields the protein MNKQEIGTFLLRVMLGISFLLHGLSKFQGGLENTSGWFQSIGIPGFMAYVVGVIELFGGIALILGLGTRIISALLVFIMAGAIVYVKFPAGFMGSGEASGYELDLVLMIIALHLVLNGSRFLSIDSKLPALKKEQDSEIKAS from the coding sequence ATGAATAAACAAGAGATCGGTACCTTTTTATTAAGAGTTATGTTGGGAATTTCATTTTTGTTACATGGATTGTCAAAATTCCAAGGTGGATTGGAGAACACTTCTGGATGGTTTCAAAGTATAGGCATTCCGGGATTTATGGCCTATGTAGTCGGTGTTATTGAATTGTTTGGAGGAATTGCTTTAATTTTAGGTCTTGGAACAAGAATAATATCTGCCCTCCTTGTATTCATCATGGCTGGTGCAATTGTTTATGTGAAATTCCCTGCAGGTTTTATGGGGAGTGGAGAAGCTTCAGGGTACGAACTGGATCTCGTTCTTATGATTATTGCACTTCATCTAGTTTTAAATGGAAGTCGATTCCTATCGATAGATTCTAAGTTACCTGCCCTTAAAAAAGAACAAGATTCAGAAATAAAAGCAAGTTAA
- a CDS encoding M56 family metallopeptidase has translation MISLSLLIACVVWCQMGAFLVHIFFGVNIKANFFKFCFSLFKEDSVYYFVVVTLLSLIISYSILSTLFKIAEQYFLSRRFKQKLFLSKNVEKTRFINETFNRVNDDILVVNADQPLAFTLGFWRPFIVFSSGLIKLLDLDELEAVVEHEAFHQKKYHPLVIFILQLISDALWFVPLTKWCHKNYKIISELSADENAVNKMGTELGISSALLKLIKHGYTDKSSPVLVHFSNESVNYRLQQLIDPHKKIPLRAETATIFVSIYVLLILLGMTIVIV, from the coding sequence GTGATAAGCCTGAGTCTTTTAATTGCCTGTGTAGTATGGTGCCAAATGGGAGCGTTTTTGGTACACATCTTTTTTGGTGTGAATATTAAAGCCAACTTTTTTAAATTTTGCTTTAGTCTATTCAAGGAAGATTCAGTATACTATTTTGTAGTCGTCACCCTGCTTAGTTTAATAATATCATATAGCATATTGAGCACCCTATTCAAAATTGCAGAGCAATATTTCTTATCCAGAAGGTTTAAACAAAAGCTTTTTCTTTCCAAAAATGTTGAAAAGACAAGGTTTATAAATGAAACATTCAACCGGGTCAACGATGATATCTTAGTCGTGAATGCTGATCAGCCTCTTGCGTTTACGCTTGGTTTTTGGCGGCCATTCATTGTGTTCAGTTCGGGTTTAATTAAATTATTGGATTTGGATGAACTAGAAGCGGTAGTAGAGCATGAAGCCTTTCACCAAAAAAAATATCATCCGCTGGTAATCTTTATTTTACAGTTGATATCGGATGCTTTATGGTTTGTCCCACTGACAAAATGGTGTCATAAAAATTACAAAATAATAAGTGAATTATCAGCCGACGAAAATGCGGTAAATAAAATGGGGACTGAATTAGGCATAAGTTCTGCTTTGTTGAAGTTAATTAAACATGGTTACACTGATAAATCCTCGCCCGTCCTTGTCCACTTCTCCAATGAATCAGTTAACTATAGACTTCAGCAATTAATCGATCCCCATAAAAAAATTCCTTTGAGGGCTGAAACTGCTACGATTTTTGTTTCTATTTATGTTTTGCTTATACTTTTGGGAATGACTATAGTGATTGTCTGA
- a CDS encoding ABC transporter permease, translating into MEALLNFLQTNWQELIYKAWEHLYISMIAVFLGIIVAVPLGIMLTRMKRSASIIIGIANIMQTLPSLAVLAFFIPFLGVGKTPAIIALFFYSVLPILRNTYTGIKGVNENLLESGRGIGMTSWERIRLVEFPLALSVIMAGIRTASVYLIGWATLASFIGGGGLGDYIFIGLNLYQTEYIIAGAVPVIIMAILVDYVFSIIERKVVPKGLKGMKEVA; encoded by the coding sequence ATGGAAGCTTTGCTCAATTTTTTACAAACGAACTGGCAAGAATTGATTTATAAGGCATGGGAGCACTTATATATATCCATGATCGCTGTTTTCCTCGGAATAATAGTTGCTGTACCATTAGGGATCATGTTGACCCGAATGAAAAGGAGCGCTTCGATAATAATCGGAATTGCAAACATAATGCAGACACTGCCGAGCCTTGCAGTCCTGGCCTTTTTCATTCCTTTCCTCGGCGTTGGGAAAACACCCGCAATAATTGCGTTATTTTTCTACTCTGTTTTACCCATACTCAGGAATACATACACAGGCATTAAAGGCGTGAATGAAAATCTGCTGGAATCCGGCCGCGGCATCGGAATGACAAGCTGGGAGAGAATTCGTCTGGTAGAATTCCCGCTGGCACTTTCAGTCATTATGGCTGGTATCCGTACGGCTTCCGTCTATTTAATCGGGTGGGCCACCTTGGCTTCTTTTATTGGAGGCGGAGGACTTGGAGATTACATTTTTATCGGTTTGAATTTATACCAAACAGAATATATCATCGCAGGTGCAGTTCCGGTAATCATCATGGCTATCCTTGTGGATTATGTATTCTCGATCATTGAACGAAAAGTCGTTCCAAAAGGATTGAAAGGTATGAAGGAAGTTGCTTGA
- a CDS encoding betaine/proline/choline family ABC transporter ATP-binding protein (Members of the family are the ATP-binding subunit of ABC transporters for substrates such as betaine, L-proline or other amino acids, choline, carnitine, etc. The substrate specificity is best determined from the substrate-binding subunit, rather than this subunit, as it interacts with the permease subunit and not with substrate directly.) translates to MLKIENVSKIYKGGKKAVKNISLDIKKGEFICFIGPSGCGKTTTMKMINRLIEPSEGKILINGENIMDKDPVELRRQIGYVIQQIGLFPHMTILENITLVPKLLKWDEQKKKERAMELLKLVDMGPEYLERYPYELSGGQQQRIGVLRALASNPPLILMDEPFGALDPITRDALQEEFKNLQRTLDKTIVFVTHDMDEAIKLADRIVILKAGEIVQVGTPDEILRNPANEFVEEFIGKDRLLQTRPNVELVEQIMSRNPISITEEKSLTDAITIMREKRVDSLLVVDEQNVLKGFVDVETISEYRKKAKFISEVINTEIYSVKQDTLIRDSVQKILKRGFKYVPVVDQNKHLVGIVTRATLVDIVYDSIWGEEENQMAEMAEMF, encoded by the coding sequence ATGTTAAAAATCGAAAATGTATCGAAAATCTATAAGGGAGGAAAGAAAGCTGTAAAGAATATTTCTTTGGATATTAAAAAAGGGGAGTTCATTTGCTTCATTGGTCCGAGTGGATGTGGTAAAACAACGACAATGAAAATGATTAACCGCCTTATCGAACCATCTGAAGGCAAAATACTTATTAATGGTGAAAATATCATGGATAAAGATCCAGTCGAGCTAAGAAGACAGATTGGGTACGTTATCCAGCAAATCGGACTTTTCCCTCACATGACGATTCTAGAAAATATCACCCTCGTTCCAAAACTTCTTAAATGGGATGAACAGAAGAAAAAGGAACGCGCAATGGAATTACTAAAGCTTGTCGATATGGGACCCGAATACCTGGAAAGGTATCCTTACGAATTGAGCGGCGGGCAGCAACAAAGGATAGGCGTTCTCAGAGCACTTGCTTCCAATCCTCCACTCATTTTAATGGATGAACCTTTTGGTGCACTAGATCCAATCACCCGCGATGCCCTTCAGGAGGAATTTAAAAATCTGCAGCGCACACTTGATAAAACAATCGTTTTTGTTACCCATGATATGGATGAAGCCATTAAGCTAGCCGACAGGATCGTCATCTTAAAGGCTGGTGAAATAGTCCAAGTGGGAACACCGGATGAAATTCTAAGAAACCCGGCCAATGAGTTCGTGGAAGAATTCATCGGAAAAGATCGATTGCTCCAAACAAGACCGAATGTTGAGTTGGTCGAACAAATCATGAGTCGAAACCCAATATCCATTACAGAAGAAAAATCCCTTACCGATGCTATAACGATAATGCGGGAGAAAAGAGTCGATTCTTTACTTGTGGTCGATGAGCAAAATGTTTTGAAAGGGTTCGTAGATGTTGAAACGATCAGTGAATATCGAAAAAAAGCTAAATTTATCAGCGAAGTCATTAATACTGAAATCTATTCAGTGAAACAGGATACTTTAATCCGTGATTCCGTTCAAAAGATTTTAAAGCGAGGGTTCAAATATGTGCCGGTGGTTGACCAGAATAAACATTTGGTCGGAATTGTCACTAGGGCAACATTGGTCGACATCGTATATGACAGCATCTGGGGAGAGGAAGAAAATCAAATGGCAGAAATGGCAGAAATGTTTTAG
- a CDS encoding NAD(P)H-binding protein has translation MTNKTALILGATGVVGTQLVKEMSNSNKYSEIHLLTRREMKFAEPKCTGHVVDFDNLSQYAYLFNVTDVFICLGTTIKKAKSKEAFRKVDYDYIIEAAKMAKTSNVEKLLVITAMGANSKSKFFYSRVKGDVEGTLQHLELNTVHIFRPSLLLGEREEFRAGEKISGLLSNFAKFVFVGPLRPYRAIEANKVAAAMYAAAQTTAKGYHFYNSDEIEKLAQRVN, from the coding sequence ATGACTAATAAGACGGCATTGATTTTAGGCGCTACAGGTGTGGTCGGCACCCAGTTGGTTAAAGAAATGAGCAACAGCAATAAATATAGTGAAATTCATTTGCTGACAAGAAGGGAAATGAAATTCGCGGAGCCCAAGTGCACAGGACATGTTGTGGATTTCGATAATTTGTCCCAGTATGCCTATTTGTTCAATGTCACCGATGTTTTCATTTGTTTGGGTACAACGATCAAAAAGGCTAAATCGAAGGAAGCTTTTCGTAAAGTTGATTATGACTATATAATCGAAGCAGCTAAAATGGCGAAGACATCCAATGTTGAAAAATTACTCGTCATAACGGCCATGGGCGCCAATTCCAAATCAAAGTTTTTTTACAGTCGTGTTAAGGGAGATGTGGAAGGAACACTACAACACCTGGAATTGAATACTGTACATATATTCCGCCCTTCCTTACTTCTTGGAGAACGCGAGGAATTCAGGGCAGGTGAAAAGATTTCTGGGCTGTTAAGCAATTTTGCTAAATTTGTCTTTGTAGGCCCTTTACGCCCATATCGTGCAATAGAAGCAAACAAAGTAGCTGCTGCAATGTACGCTGCTGCCCAAACGACGGCAAAAGGATATCATTTTTATAATTCTGATGAAATAGAGAAACTTGCACAAAGGGTTAATTAG
- a CDS encoding VOC family protein, translating to MTMRLSPYLMMNGNAKEAIQFYEQALDAKVLFNQSFGEMPENPEFPLPEEAKNLVAHAMLRVGETDLMFSDTFPGQPSQSGDQVTICISINDIEKSKRIFETLSQGGEVKMPLQEAFFSPAYGIVTDKFGVTFQVYTEGQQ from the coding sequence ATGACCATGCGATTATCTCCATATTTAATGATGAACGGAAATGCGAAGGAAGCGATCCAATTTTACGAACAAGCATTGGATGCAAAAGTCCTTTTTAATCAATCTTTTGGAGAAATGCCAGAAAATCCGGAATTTCCTCTGCCAGAAGAAGCAAAAAATCTTGTGGCACACGCAATGTTAAGGGTTGGGGAAACGGACCTCATGTTTTCCGATACGTTTCCAGGTCAACCCAGTCAATCTGGAGATCAAGTCACGATCTGTATTTCAATAAACGATATTGAAAAATCAAAAAGAATCTTTGAAACTTTGTCTCAAGGCGGAGAAGTGAAAATGCCGCTGCAGGAAGCTTTTTTCAGCCCTGCATATGGAATTGTAACAGACAAATTCGGTGTAACCTTTCAAGTGTATACAGAGGGTCAACAATAA
- a CDS encoding osmoprotectant ABC transporter substrate-binding protein, translated as MYKKMRRTILMALLVCSLMITGCSLPGLGSSSESTVKIGAQSMTESEILANMIAQLLERNTELDTKIIKNLGSNFVQQKAMETGDIDIAATRYTGTDLTSVLGQEIEKDPVKAMEIVQREFKEQYGFKFFDSYGFDNTYAFTISNELAEEKGYQKISDLEKDADHLRLGVDSAWLKRKGDGYRGFVDTYGLEFGETYPMQIGLVYDAVKNGQMDIVLAYSSDGRIKVNDLKLLEDDKQYFPPYDCSPVVTEELLERYPEIEDELNKLIGEITTETMQELNYEVDGNLKEPSVVASEFLKAHKYFE; from the coding sequence ATGTATAAAAAAATGAGACGTACAATTTTAATGGCCCTTTTAGTTTGTTCATTAATGATCACCGGTTGTTCTTTACCTGGTTTAGGGTCATCTTCTGAATCTACTGTCAAGATCGGTGCCCAAAGCATGACCGAATCCGAAATTCTTGCGAACATGATTGCTCAACTCCTTGAAAGGAATACGGAACTTGATACGAAAATCATCAAAAATCTAGGTTCCAATTTCGTTCAGCAAAAAGCGATGGAGACCGGTGATATAGACATTGCCGCAACTCGATATACAGGGACGGATTTAACGAGTGTCCTGGGACAGGAAATCGAAAAGGATCCAGTAAAGGCGATGGAAATTGTTCAAAGGGAATTCAAAGAACAATATGGGTTCAAATTTTTTGATTCCTATGGGTTCGATAACACGTATGCCTTTACGATTTCAAATGAATTGGCTGAGGAAAAAGGGTATCAGAAAATATCTGATTTGGAAAAGGATGCAGATCATTTAAGGTTAGGTGTAGATAGTGCTTGGCTGAAAAGAAAAGGGGATGGTTATAGAGGGTTCGTCGATACATATGGATTGGAATTTGGGGAAACTTATCCGATGCAGATTGGCCTGGTATACGATGCAGTCAAAAATGGACAGATGGATATTGTTCTTGCATACTCATCAGACGGACGGATTAAGGTTAATGATTTGAAGCTTTTAGAAGACGATAAACAATATTTCCCACCATATGACTGTTCACCGGTCGTTACCGAAGAATTATTGGAACGATATCCTGAGATTGAAGATGAACTTAATAAGTTAATTGGCGAAATCACTACTGAAACCATGCAGGAACTGAACTATGAAGTTGATGGGAACTTGAAGGAGCCATCGGTCGTAGCTTCAGAATTCCTTAAAGCACATAAATATTTTGAATAA
- a CDS encoding 2OG-Fe(II) oxygenase, with product MTVKEQTIFNHIGNKIITEDREINVIARLEEPLIVVLGNVLSEDECDELIRLSKDKMHRSKIGVTHEVNEIRTSSSMFFQENEFDIITKIEKRISTIMNIPIEHGDGIQILKYTPGQEYKAHFDFFTSTSLAAKNNRISTIIMYLNDVEHGGETFFPKLNFSVSPRKGMAVYFEYFYNDKNLNELTLHSGAPVITGEKWVATQWMRRQKK from the coding sequence TTGACAGTTAAAGAACAAACCATCTTTAATCATATTGGAAATAAAATTATAACAGAAGATCGAGAAATTAACGTAATTGCTAGATTAGAAGAACCTCTAATTGTAGTTTTAGGAAATGTTTTAAGTGAGGATGAATGTGACGAACTTATTAGATTGTCAAAAGACAAAATGCACCGTTCCAAAATTGGAGTTACACACGAGGTAAATGAAATAAGAACAAGCAGTAGCATGTTTTTTCAAGAAAATGAATTTGACATCATAACCAAAATTGAAAAAAGAATATCAACCATCATGAATATCCCCATTGAACATGGAGATGGTATTCAAATTCTTAAATATACTCCTGGTCAAGAATATAAAGCTCATTTTGATTTTTTTACATCTACAAGTCTGGCAGCAAAAAATAATAGAATTAGCACAATCATCATGTATTTAAATGATGTGGAGCATGGAGGGGAAACTTTTTTTCCTAAATTGAATTTTTCAGTGTCACCTCGAAAAGGAATGGCTGTATATTTCGAATATTTCTATAACGATAAAAACCTAAACGAACTAACTTTACACAGTGGAGCGCCAGTTATCACTGGTGAAAAATGGGTTGCAACACAATGGATGAGGAGACAAAAAAAATAG
- a CDS encoding histidine phosphatase family protein: MGALGKLQGQTDIPLNELGRIQARQCGEFLSKEATWDVIISSPLKRARETADIISHYIEVPVIEKMEFIEKNFGVAEGMTAAERASAFIDKEYPGQETQESLRSRLMNGLQEIQKEYPEKKVILVGHGAVIHFILRLMSNESIVSNEMRLFNACLSTIRFEVDSWIIDDFNQVNHLS; this comes from the coding sequence TTGGGTGCACTAGGGAAACTGCAGGGGCAGACTGATATTCCTTTAAATGAACTAGGAAGGATACAGGCACGGCAATGTGGTGAATTTTTATCAAAAGAGGCTACTTGGGATGTGATTATCTCGAGCCCCCTAAAAAGGGCAAGGGAAACGGCAGATATCATTTCGCATTATATTGAAGTCCCGGTCATTGAAAAAATGGAATTCATTGAAAAGAACTTTGGCGTCGCTGAAGGAATGACAGCAGCTGAAAGGGCGTCAGCATTCATTGATAAAGAATATCCTGGTCAGGAAACTCAGGAATCTTTACGAAGCAGGCTGATGAATGGACTTCAGGAAATTCAGAAGGAGTATCCTGAGAAGAAAGTTATCCTTGTTGGACATGGTGCAGTCATTCATTTTATTTTACGCTTGATGTCAAACGAGTCAATCGTATCAAATGAAATGCGCTTGTTCAATGCATGTTTGAGTACGATTAGATTTGAAGTCGATTCTTGGATAATTGATGATTTCAATCAAGTGAATCATTTATCCTAG
- a CDS encoding BlaI/MecI/CopY family transcriptional regulator — protein MNIKNFKYDEVGLNRFFGPLEANIMEYLWDKDEQSIKAVQQSLELDKPINFNTVMTVMNRLVEKGILEKRSEGRLSLFRPVQSKAEFLEEQSKKLTENLLDEFGGAVISHMLDAMKDADQGLIEKLEQKIQSLKKDKL, from the coding sequence ATGAATATTAAAAATTTTAAATATGATGAAGTTGGACTGAATCGTTTCTTTGGTCCATTGGAAGCTAATATCATGGAATATTTATGGGATAAAGATGAACAGAGCATCAAAGCGGTTCAGCAATCATTGGAACTTGACAAACCTATCAATTTCAACACAGTAATGACCGTAATGAATCGTTTAGTCGAAAAAGGCATTCTTGAAAAGAGGTCTGAAGGAAGGCTCTCATTATTTCGCCCGGTACAATCAAAAGCGGAGTTTTTAGAAGAGCAGTCAAAGAAACTGACTGAGAATTTGCTCGATGAATTTGGTGGAGCGGTCATAAGCCATATGCTGGATGCCATGAAAGACGCTGACCAAGGTTTAATTGAAAAATTGGAACAAAAAATCCAATCGTTAAAAAAGGATAAATTATAA